A region from the Desulfatiglans anilini DSM 4660 genome encodes:
- a CDS encoding 2-hydroxyacyl-CoA dehydratase subunit D gives MDVGEKPLRKEITAGKVLKKIMADHFYELDAAAKSRSPKIAWCTSVGPAELLRGMGFLVYFPENHGAMLGATRMAAELIPYANAVGYSPDICSYLTSDVGSYLRKQTPLTKAYGIESVPLPDVLVFNTNQCRDVQDWFAWYSRELNVPLVGLYTHRDIGPIHKYELEDIAQQIRDLIPPLEEIAGTRFDMDRFKGALALSRRTSELWRACLESAAAIPSPWTFFDATIHMGPAVVARGTQAAVDYYELLLKELQERVVNKVAAVEGERHRIYWEGMPIWGKLRPLSDQFASLKTCVVASTYCNSWIFDQLDPNDPFLSMARAYTELFIVRDEPYKEAYIQDAHERFRFDGILFHDAKTCPNNSNNRYGMPERLSRNLGIPVLTINGDLNDLRCYSEEQTKTNIEAFIEQLEEV, from the coding sequence ATGGACGTGGGAGAAAAACCCTTGAGAAAAGAGATCACTGCCGGCAAGGTCCTCAAGAAGATCATGGCCGACCATTTTTATGAACTGGATGCTGCAGCCAAGAGCCGCAGCCCGAAGATCGCCTGGTGCACCAGCGTGGGGCCGGCGGAACTGCTGAGGGGGATGGGGTTTCTGGTGTATTTCCCCGAAAACCACGGCGCCATGCTGGGAGCCACCCGGATGGCGGCGGAGTTGATCCCCTACGCGAACGCCGTCGGCTACTCCCCCGATATCTGCTCCTACCTGACCTCCGACGTCGGATCCTACCTTCGGAAGCAAACGCCGCTCACCAAGGCCTACGGGATCGAATCGGTGCCGCTGCCCGATGTCCTGGTCTTCAACACCAACCAGTGCCGGGATGTGCAGGATTGGTTCGCCTGGTATTCCCGGGAATTGAACGTGCCGCTGGTCGGTCTTTACACGCACCGCGACATCGGCCCCATACACAAGTATGAGCTGGAGGACATCGCCCAGCAGATCCGCGACCTCATACCGCCGCTCGAAGAGATTGCGGGGACCCGTTTCGATATGGACCGCTTCAAGGGGGCGCTCGCCCTGTCGAGGAGGACATCGGAGCTTTGGCGGGCCTGCCTCGAGTCGGCGGCCGCGATCCCCTCGCCCTGGACCTTCTTCGATGCCACGATCCACATGGGCCCCGCGGTGGTGGCGCGCGGTACCCAGGCGGCGGTCGATTACTATGAACTGCTCCTGAAAGAGCTGCAGGAGCGGGTGGTGAACAAGGTGGCGGCGGTCGAGGGCGAGCGCCACCGGATCTATTGGGAGGGGATGCCGATCTGGGGCAAGTTGAGGCCGCTCTCCGATCAGTTCGCCTCCCTGAAGACCTGCGTCGTGGCCTCGACTTACTGCAACAGCTGGATCTTCGATCAACTGGACCCGAATGATCCATTTTTGAGCATGGCTCGCGCCTATACGGAGCTTTTCATCGTCCGCGACGAGCCTTACAAGGAGGCCTATATCCAGGATGCGCACGAGCGGTTCCGATTCGACGGCATCCTCTTCCACGACGCCAAGACCTGCCCCAACAACTCCAATAACCGCTACGGCATGCCCGAGAGGCTGAGCCGGAACCTGGGGATCCCCGTTCTGACGATCAACGGCGATCTGAACGATCTGCGCTGCTACAGCGAGGAACAGACGAAGACCAATATCGAGGCTTTTATCGAGCAGTTGGAAGAGGTTTGA
- a CDS encoding acyl-CoA dehydratase activase — protein sequence MGGIFAGVDVGASRTKVALLDEDRKLIGKAVLKSGTDFSRTAEAGLSAALEEAGCGRPEIRGCVSTGYGRKNVTFHNDTKTEISCHAKGCFHYFPMAITIIDIGGQDNKVIKLDDHGRRISFKMNRKCAAGTGAFLEEMSVRLDIPLEEMDGLAEASTDMVELGSYCTVFSATEVLEKIRQGKKVPDIVKGLFFSVLKRVLEMDSLTERVVMTGGVVAHNPYLVKMLEELVDREILVPPFPQLTGAVGAALFALEAA from the coding sequence TTGGGAGGAATCTTTGCGGGTGTGGATGTCGGGGCCTCCCGCACCAAAGTGGCCCTGCTGGACGAGGATCGGAAGCTGATCGGCAAAGCTGTCTTGAAATCGGGCACGGATTTTTCGCGCACGGCCGAGGCAGGGCTGTCGGCGGCATTGGAGGAGGCCGGATGTGGGCGGCCGGAGATCCGGGGGTGTGTATCCACCGGATACGGCCGGAAAAACGTGACATTCCACAACGACACCAAGACCGAGATCAGCTGCCACGCGAAGGGCTGTTTCCACTATTTCCCGATGGCCATCACCATCATCGACATCGGCGGCCAGGACAACAAGGTCATCAAGCTGGACGACCATGGCCGGCGGATCAGTTTCAAGATGAACCGCAAGTGCGCCGCTGGGACGGGGGCCTTTCTGGAAGAGATGTCGGTTAGGCTCGATATCCCGTTGGAGGAGATGGACGGGCTGGCGGAGGCCTCCACGGATATGGTCGAACTGGGCAGTTATTGCACCGTTTTTTCGGCCACGGAAGTGCTGGAAAAGATCCGGCAGGGGAAAAAAGTCCCGGACATCGTCAAGGGGCTTTTTTTTTCGGTCCTGAAGCGGGTGCTCGAGATGGATTCCTTGACGGAGCGGGTCGTCATGACCGGCGGGGTCGTAGCGCACAATCCTTACCTCGTGAAGATGCTGGAGGAGCTGGTGGACCGGGAGATCCTGGTGCCGCCGTTTCCACAGCTGACCGGTGCGGTGGGGGCGGCCCTGTTCGCGCTGGAGGCCGCTTAG
- a CDS encoding class I adenylate-forming enzyme family protein, with the protein MTRSKWMHMGTILKMNAYNYPDKLGWQDRNKEFTFKQWNERACRFANGLVKLGVGHKDTFSVIAYNRGEWMDIYAGCAKGGQVVVPVMFRLAGPEIEFIANHSESKAFIVEAPFVDLINSIRDKLSVPKGNYIYLGDGPAPEGYIGFEEWLAASSPEEPDWVVDADDIWTIMYTSGTTGRPKGVMKTHESFMAMYYLNLVNMGVRPTDKVMLVMPMCHVNSIYYSFPYTLITAPVFVNNMVSFDPEDLLRTIEKYKITFTSLVPTHYIMMLALPDEVKNSIDVSSIRQLLISSAPARKDLKLAIMEYFKNAELWEAYGSTEGGLVTLLRPEDQFKKLGSIGKEIFGTDRIRILDEDRNEVPDGEVGELFYRTPMLFKEYLKEPEKTKEAFFEGWSSAGDMVRRDEDGYYALVDRKANMIITGGENVYPSEVENVVGSHDAVKDVAIIGIPDEKWGETIKAVVVLHAGYEPSPDLAKEIMDFCKGRLAGFKRPKSVDFIADDQMPRTPTGKILHRILREKYGKWSDA; encoded by the coding sequence ATGACGAGAAGCAAGTGGATGCACATGGGTACCATCTTGAAGATGAACGCCTACAACTATCCCGACAAGTTGGGATGGCAGGACCGCAACAAGGAATTCACCTTCAAGCAATGGAACGAGCGCGCCTGTCGGTTCGCGAACGGGTTGGTCAAGCTCGGGGTGGGGCATAAGGACACCTTTTCGGTGATCGCTTACAACAGAGGGGAATGGATGGATATCTACGCCGGCTGCGCCAAAGGCGGACAGGTGGTGGTTCCCGTCATGTTCAGGTTGGCCGGACCCGAAATCGAGTTCATCGCGAATCACTCGGAGAGCAAGGCGTTCATCGTGGAGGCCCCCTTCGTGGATCTGATCAACAGCATCCGCGATAAGCTCTCGGTCCCCAAAGGGAACTACATCTACCTGGGCGATGGGCCTGCCCCCGAAGGGTATATCGGTTTCGAGGAATGGCTGGCGGCCTCCTCGCCGGAAGAGCCGGATTGGGTGGTGGATGCCGACGACATCTGGACCATCATGTACACCTCGGGGACGACCGGCCGCCCCAAGGGCGTCATGAAGACCCACGAGAGCTTCATGGCGATGTACTATCTGAACCTTGTCAACATGGGCGTCCGGCCGACCGACAAGGTGATGCTGGTGATGCCGATGTGCCATGTCAACTCCATCTATTATTCATTTCCGTACACGCTCATCACGGCGCCCGTGTTCGTCAACAACATGGTGAGCTTCGACCCCGAAGATCTCCTGCGGACGATCGAAAAGTACAAGATCACCTTCACCTCCCTGGTGCCTACGCATTACATCATGATGCTGGCGCTGCCCGACGAGGTCAAAAACAGCATCGACGTTTCTTCCATACGGCAGTTGCTGATTTCGTCCGCACCCGCCCGGAAAGATCTCAAGCTCGCGATCATGGAATACTTCAAGAACGCCGAGTTGTGGGAGGCTTACGGCAGCACCGAAGGCGGGCTGGTAACGCTCCTCAGGCCCGAAGACCAGTTCAAGAAGCTCGGTTCGATCGGCAAGGAGATCTTCGGTACGGACCGCATCCGGATCCTGGATGAAGACCGCAACGAGGTGCCGGACGGCGAGGTGGGCGAGCTCTTTTACCGCACCCCGATGCTCTTCAAGGAGTACCTGAAGGAGCCCGAAAAGACCAAGGAGGCCTTTTTCGAGGGCTGGTCCTCGGCCGGTGATATGGTCCGGCGCGACGAGGATGGTTACTATGCCCTGGTCGACCGCAAGGCCAACATGATCATCACCGGCGGCGAGAATGTTTATCCCTCGGAGGTCGAGAATGTGGTCGGATCGCACGACGCGGTGAAGGATGTGGCCATCATCGGGATCCCGGACGAAAAATGGGGAGAAACCATCAAGGCGGTGGTCGTTCTGCACGCGGGATACGAGCCGTCCCCGGATCTGGCCAAGGAGATCATGGACTTCTGCAAAGGCAGACTTGCAGGTTTCAAGCGGCCGAAGAGCGTCGATTTCATTGCCGACGACCAGATGCCGAGAACCCCGACTGGAAAGATCCTGCACCGGATCCTGCGGGAAAAATACGGAAAATGGAGCGACGCCTGA
- a CDS encoding thiolase family protein produces MLKKAFIPYKGYYSTPFCRWQGSMANENAISLAANTAKRWLAQKNWDPKMYEYLVFGNTIGQHHQFYASPWAAALMGSGATPGLILSQACTTSMTCIFTAAMGVEAGWYTVASALMTDRCSNGPHTIWPNPMGPGGEVISENWLMDNFNSDPNVGLKMIETAENVAKEGGFTKEQCDELTLRRYEQYNESLANDREFQKRYMFPAEVVISKKKSLLIEEDEGITPTTKEGLAKLKPVIPGGVHSFGAQTHPADGNCMVTVTTEAKAKELSADPAVSIQVVSGGYSRERPGYMAAAPVPAARLALEKAGLKIEDIKVIKTHNPFIVNDLYMSRQMGLDPFKFNNYGCSLVYGHPQGPTAGRIIIEGIEETVKLGGGYLLWAGCAAGDTGGSLILKIS; encoded by the coding sequence ATGTTGAAGAAAGCGTTTATTCCTTACAAGGGCTATTACTCGACCCCGTTCTGCCGCTGGCAGGGCAGCATGGCCAATGAGAACGCCATTTCACTGGCCGCCAACACCGCCAAGCGATGGCTGGCGCAGAAGAACTGGGATCCGAAGATGTACGAGTACCTGGTTTTCGGGAACACCATCGGGCAGCACCACCAGTTCTACGCGAGCCCCTGGGCCGCCGCCCTCATGGGATCGGGCGCAACGCCCGGGCTGATCCTGAGCCAGGCCTGCACCACGTCGATGACCTGCATCTTCACCGCCGCGATGGGCGTCGAGGCCGGTTGGTACACGGTGGCTTCCGCGCTCATGACGGACCGCTGCTCCAACGGACCCCACACGATTTGGCCCAACCCGATGGGACCGGGTGGAGAGGTCATTTCGGAGAACTGGCTGATGGACAATTTCAACAGCGATCCGAATGTCGGCCTCAAGATGATCGAGACCGCGGAAAACGTGGCCAAAGAAGGCGGGTTCACCAAAGAGCAGTGCGACGAACTGACCCTCAGGCGGTACGAGCAGTACAACGAATCGCTCGCCAATGACCGGGAATTCCAGAAGCGTTACATGTTCCCCGCGGAGGTGGTCATCTCGAAGAAGAAGAGCCTCCTGATCGAAGAAGACGAGGGCATCACGCCTACGACCAAAGAGGGGCTGGCCAAGCTGAAGCCCGTCATCCCGGGCGGCGTCCACAGCTTCGGTGCCCAGACGCACCCCGCCGACGGCAACTGCATGGTGACCGTCACCACGGAGGCCAAGGCCAAGGAACTCAGCGCCGACCCCGCGGTCAGCATCCAGGTGGTCTCGGGCGGCTATTCCCGTGAGCGTCCGGGTTACATGGCCGCCGCACCGGTTCCCGCCGCTCGTCTGGCGCTCGAGAAGGCCGGTCTCAAGATCGAGGACATCAAGGTCATCAAGACCCATAACCCGTTTATCGTGAACGATCTCTATATGAGCCGGCAGATGGGGCTCGACCCGTTCAAGTTCAACAACTACGGCTGCTCGCTCGTCTACGGCCACCCGCAGGGACCGACCGCGGGCCGCATCATCATCGAGGGGATCGAAGAGACGGTCAAGCTCGGTGGCGGCTACTTACTCTGGGCCGGCTGCGCAGCGGGTGACACGGGCGGTTCGTTGATTCTCAAGATCTCGTAA
- a CDS encoding Na/Pi cotransporter family protein, with protein sequence MMKMVIFQSLGGLGLFLFGMKIMSEGLQRVAGSKMRQILGFVSNNRLIGCLVGTGVTSVIQSSSAMTVMLVGFVDAGLMTLRQAIGVTLGANIGTTVTAQLIAFKIEDYALPAVALGVLLKFFIGRKKWRYVGDVMLGFGLVFFGLSLMKTGFAPLRTNPTFIAFFTKFQADTLVGIMLCVLAGAVLTMILQSSSATVGITMALASQGLLSFEASVALILGENVGTTVTAQLAAVGASDTARETAMAHSLFNVLGVFNIILIFPYFVDLVSWATSLMFEEGGARLLVDGEYPYVARYIANAHTLFNVVNAVVFLGLLPYLVRAAVWLTPGKAKEDVMEEMHHVKYLDSRFVETPSVAIGQARAETIRMGEIVEVMYNDVVNCLKDRQMGELSKWRKREDAVDILQKEITQFLVRVVQGPITPEESKEVNSLIRMVNNFERMGDAVENLAELIQELIEQDLHLSEGGLYDYQVISDEARRFIRLIIDAMKKDDKTVMGRAQVLEDSINNMREEMRGNYLMRLQSGICTVDPGLILVDMLTAFEKIGDYCYNIAQAVAGVK encoded by the coding sequence ATGATGAAAATGGTGATCTTCCAGTCGCTGGGTGGACTGGGCCTGTTCCTGTTCGGCATGAAGATCATGTCGGAAGGGCTGCAGCGCGTGGCCGGCAGCAAAATGCGGCAGATATTGGGTTTTGTTTCCAACAACCGGCTGATCGGCTGTCTGGTGGGGACGGGTGTCACTAGCGTGATCCAGAGTTCGAGCGCGATGACGGTCATGCTGGTCGGGTTTGTGGACGCGGGCCTCATGACGCTGCGCCAGGCCATCGGCGTCACCCTCGGGGCGAACATCGGGACGACGGTCACGGCACAGCTGATCGCGTTCAAGATCGAAGACTATGCGCTGCCGGCCGTTGCGCTGGGCGTGCTGCTGAAGTTTTTCATCGGCCGGAAGAAATGGCGTTATGTTGGAGACGTCATGTTGGGATTCGGATTGGTCTTTTTCGGGCTGAGCCTCATGAAGACCGGATTCGCGCCGCTCCGAACCAACCCGACCTTCATCGCCTTTTTCACCAAGTTCCAGGCCGACACGCTTGTCGGGATCATGCTCTGCGTCCTGGCCGGTGCGGTCCTCACGATGATTCTGCAGAGTTCCAGCGCGACGGTGGGCATTACCATGGCCCTGGCGAGCCAGGGACTGCTGAGTTTCGAGGCGAGCGTCGCCCTCATCCTGGGGGAGAACGTCGGTACGACGGTCACCGCACAGCTGGCGGCGGTCGGTGCGAGCGACACCGCGCGTGAGACGGCGATGGCGCACAGCCTTTTCAACGTATTGGGCGTTTTCAACATCATTCTGATCTTCCCTTACTTCGTGGACCTCGTGTCCTGGGCCACCTCCCTCATGTTCGAGGAGGGCGGAGCCCGTCTGCTGGTCGATGGCGAATACCCTTATGTCGCCCGCTATATCGCGAATGCGCACACGCTGTTCAATGTCGTGAATGCCGTCGTCTTTCTGGGGCTGCTGCCTTATCTCGTACGGGCCGCCGTCTGGCTGACCCCGGGCAAGGCCAAAGAGGATGTGATGGAGGAGATGCACCACGTCAAATACCTCGACAGCCGTTTCGTCGAGACGCCTTCGGTCGCCATTGGACAGGCGCGTGCCGAGACCATTCGAATGGGCGAGATCGTCGAGGTCATGTACAACGACGTGGTGAACTGCCTGAAAGACCGGCAGATGGGGGAGTTGTCCAAGTGGCGGAAGCGTGAGGACGCCGTGGACATCCTGCAGAAAGAGATCACTCAGTTCCTCGTGCGGGTTGTCCAGGGCCCGATTACACCCGAAGAGTCGAAAGAGGTCAATTCGTTGATCCGCATGGTCAACAACTTCGAGCGCATGGGGGATGCGGTCGAGAACCTCGCCGAACTCATTCAGGAGCTGATCGAGCAGGATCTCCATCTTTCGGAGGGCGGCCTGTACGATTACCAGGTGATTTCGGATGAAGCGAGGCGGTTTATCCGGTTGATCATCGACGCCATGAAAAAGGATGACAAGACGGTCATGGGCAGGGCGCAGGTCTTGGAAGACAGCATCAACAACATGCGCGAGGAGATGCGCGGCAATTACCTCATGCGCCTCCAGAGCGGTATCTGCACGGTGGATCCCGGCCTGATCCTGGTGGACATGCTGACGGCCTTTGAGAAGATCGGCGACTACTGCTACAACATTGCCCAGGCTGTGGCGGGAGTGAAATAG